DNA from Variovorax sp. PBL-H6:
CTGGAGGAAACTGCGCTTGTCCTCGCGTTCAACGGGCACGCGGTCGGGATGAGGGTCAGCCACTGCGGCAGGGCGGAGTTGGGGAATCGCAAGGATACCGGAACGGGCCGGCCCCGCGGGGCTCCGCCGGTCGCCTGCGGCAACTGCCGGTCAAGGCGAAGACTGCTCACGCGCGGCGCGCACGCCGCTGCGGATCTCCTGCAGAGTGGCCAGCAGGGCCCAGAACTGCTTGGCACGTGTCTTGAGCTGGAAGTCGACCTCGGCGTAGTGTTCTAGCGCGATCTCGCTCATGCGGCTGTCGAAGGTGGCGTTGGGCAGTTGCAGATGGGCTTCGGATTCGGAGCCGCTGCGCACCACGGTCGCGCCGGCATTGCGCGCAATCTTGAGCATGGCCATGTTTTCGCTCAGCGCGTGGATGAAGAGCATGCCGACACCCTCGTTGCGCGCAATCACTGCCGCGCGCTCGAACAGGCGGGCCCCATAACCGCGGCCGCGTGCGTGCTCTGCGACGGAGACGCCGAACTCGGCGCAATCCTTGAGCTGATCGTCGGGGGCAAAGGCGAGGTGCGCCATCGCGATCAGGTCGAGACGGCGGTTGTAGATGCCGAAGAGCTCGTCGCGATCGAAATCGAGACCGTCGACATAGCGCTGGATCTGCTCGTCGGAGGCGGCGTAGCCGAAGCGCAGGTAACGGTCGTGGGGCTTGAGCGCGAGCAGGTGCTGCGCGATGCGATCCCGCTCGCGTGGTCCGATCGAGCGGATCGGCACCATCACGGGAGCGGTCGAGGCGGCGCGCGGCCGGGCTTCAATCATGGGCGTTTTCAGGAAGGAGCCGATGCCGAGCGAGGCTTTCAGAAGTGCCTTGGCGGTATTCATAGCTCCAATATAAGGGTTTTCCCCTAACCGGCAAGGTCGCAATGCCTAAAAAGTAATTCATAAGATTACAAACTCGAAGCAGCAGATGGCAACCTGCCTGTTGCTATATCGGCACAGCGGTAGTGGCCTTCACCCCTGTCCAGCACGAAACTGGTTTTGAAGTCTTCCACGCTGGGGTGCTTGAGCAGCGTGTTTATGATGAAACGGCTGTAGTGGGCCATATCGGCTACGACGCTGCTCTCCCCGAGACGCCGCACCCGCCGCACCCGCCGCAGCACCGCGCTCGGCGAGAGGCTGACGGCCTCGGCGAGTTTGGTCGTAAGTGGCCCGGCCATCGCCTGGTCGGCTGCTGCGCAATATCAGCCGATCCCGCTTGTCAAGTGCGTTCCTTTGGGAATTTCCACAGTGTCCTTGCGTTGTGAGTCGGTTGTGGGCCTGGTTTCGCTGGAATCGTGAGGAGGTGCGCTCTTACAGTTCCACACCTGCGTGCGCAATCGCAACGCCACACTGAATTAACCTGC
Protein-coding regions in this window:
- a CDS encoding GNAT family N-acetyltransferase, with translation MNTAKALLKASLGIGSFLKTPMIEARPRAASTAPVMVPIRSIGPRERDRIAQHLLALKPHDRYLRFGYAASDEQIQRYVDGLDFDRDELFGIYNRRLDLIAMAHLAFAPDDQLKDCAEFGVSVAEHARGRGYGARLFERAAVIARNEGVGMLFIHALSENMAMLKIARNAGATVVRSGSESEAHLQLPNATFDSRMSEIALEHYAEVDFQLKTRAKQFWALLATLQEIRSGVRAAREQSSP